The proteins below come from a single Edaphobacter acidisoli genomic window:
- a CDS encoding phospholipase C, whose product MYRVSVGVSTLLLAATLIGCGSGGVPPVKAPLLPIQQSVAGSPITHVVIIMQENRSFDNLFNGYPGADTAQTGLLNGKTVQLQPRALGDSLDLDHSHHAWWRDWDNGLLDGFNSKAYSYVPESDVDAYWRLAAQYTIGDRMFQSNTGPSFVAHQYMIAGQSGNADENPSGSTWGCDAASDSRVALIGPNGTDLPGVYPCFDYPTMADLLDAHHISWRYYAPGSTDGFFIISAFQAIRHIRYGKDWVGKVISPETEALKDIQKGELAQVTWIVPSWAHSDHPGSGDEGPDWVLSIVNAIGQSKFWNSTAIFISWDDWGGWYDHVSPPMIDQMGLGFRVPVIVVSPYALHGYVSHQTHEASGFLTYIEHNFGLPNLGARDAVAKGFTDCFDYTQPPQPYTAVPTHHTAEYLIREKPSGPPDDD is encoded by the coding sequence ATGTACCGCGTATCGGTTGGGGTATCGACCCTCTTACTCGCAGCCACCCTTATCGGCTGCGGCAGCGGAGGTGTCCCGCCCGTCAAGGCTCCCCTGCTTCCCATCCAGCAGTCCGTCGCCGGCTCCCCCATCACCCACGTCGTCATCATCATGCAGGAGAACCGCTCCTTCGATAACCTCTTCAACGGCTACCCCGGAGCCGACACCGCCCAGACCGGCCTGCTCAACGGCAAGACCGTCCAGCTCCAACCCCGCGCCCTCGGCGACTCCCTCGACCTCGACCATTCCCACCACGCCTGGTGGCGCGACTGGGACAACGGACTCCTCGACGGATTCAACTCCAAGGCCTACTCCTACGTCCCCGAGTCCGACGTCGACGCCTACTGGCGCCTCGCCGCCCAGTACACCATCGGCGACCGGATGTTCCAATCCAACACCGGCCCCAGCTTCGTCGCGCATCAATACATGATCGCCGGCCAGTCCGGCAACGCCGACGAGAACCCCTCCGGCAGCACCTGGGGCTGCGACGCCGCCTCCGACTCCCGCGTCGCACTCATCGGCCCCAACGGCACCGACCTCCCCGGCGTCTACCCCTGCTTCGACTACCCCACCATGGCCGACCTGCTCGACGCCCACCACATCTCCTGGCGCTACTACGCCCCCGGCTCGACCGACGGCTTCTTCATCATCTCCGCCTTCCAGGCCATCCGCCACATCCGCTACGGCAAGGACTGGGTCGGCAAGGTCATCTCACCCGAGACCGAAGCCCTCAAGGACATTCAGAAAGGAGAGCTCGCCCAGGTCACCTGGATCGTCCCCTCCTGGGCCCACTCCGACCACCCCGGCTCCGGCGACGAAGGCCCCGACTGGGTCCTCTCCATCGTCAATGCCATCGGTCAGAGCAAGTTCTGGAACTCCACCGCCATCTTCATCTCCTGGGACGACTGGGGCGGCTGGTACGATCACGTCAGCCCACCCATGATCGACCAGATGGGTCTCGGCTTCCGCGTCCCTGTCATCGTCGTCTCGCCCTATGCCCTCCACGGATACGTCTCCCATCAGACGCACGAAGCCAGCGGCTTCCTCACCTACATCGAACACAACTTCGGCCTGCCCAACCTCGGCGCGCGCGACGCCGTCGCCAAAGGCTTCACCGACTGCTTCGACTACACCCAGCCGCCCCAACCCTACACCGCCGTTCCCACCCACCACACCGCTGAGTACCTCATCCGCGAAAAACCCAGCGGGCCACCCGACGACGACTAA
- a CDS encoding TonB-dependent receptor domain-containing protein gives MRKAMVGVLWVLAVVCLSVVPTLAQTTTQGAIDGTVYDATGAVVPGAAVVIQNNATNATIKVTSDAGGQYRAPQVPPGTYSVTVSAAGFSAQRTAGVIVEVNIATTLDAHLETGQAAQTVEVTATAPVLNFEDATYGGHLSNTEIESIPINNRRWSTLALLTPGATVDVNGYGLIQFRAISPLLNNVEIDGADDNQAFYSEERGRTREGYSTSQAAIREFTVNSGVYSAEFGRAVGGVINSVTKSGGNQLHGELYFYNRDSSRSAYQYGSTILQYNSTTGAYSQVPYKPTDKRNQYGFGVGGPLIQNKLFWFYAFDIFHRNFPAVSRVNNPGSFFTAPDANLPGGQTCNTTTGTVTGSGASTLDQQACLLAARLGVGYSVASADYNQQLQNILPNIGNVPRFGNQEINTPKLDWQINGKNHLSVLFHRLRWDSPGGVQTSSSAAYAIDSFGTDFVKLDYGLTELESLIGRYSNELRYQYGRELNDEGRQTPSAYTKQYLTPNNSGGVPVAVSLYTTTGLTEGTPYYSFRYAYPDERKWQIGDTAAAIFGQHNIKFGVDLVHNYDLQNNLYQGNGSYSYTSNIVNYFSDLIAGHGTCNSALSGVGNLPCYNSYSQGFGPATFDLSTMDYGFFVQDDWKPFPRLTVNLGLRYDYERLPGPYTSIANTTAFPQSAGTPSDKNNFGPRVGFAWDPYGLGKTVVRGGVGMYYGRIWNAMILNARIATGAANSQLSASYNNSTSANGTLISPTFPNIATVAPPTSAGALSVQYLDPHLQNPMTYQFDLAVQQDLGSGLVLSVSYIGALGRELPNYMNLNYDPTKTYTNSYVVTPAANTTNCGPVACGTVFTSKVYSTRTQTASCAAGSGCAGTYTPNTLNPAFAGLTDVISNINSSYNGLTAEIEKRANKMLAFDVNYTWSHALDFNQGNVTQASTNNWYDPYANARANYGNSMFNIPQRLVAWALFNFPEVHGNGALKWLANGWSLKPLLQTQTGLPFSLTVGGSIPNQCYYTAGCFEAAGSGLSGTGVSYIPQIGRNTFRQPATVQADLRAEKDFTFAERYHLQLIGESFNLPNHLNVTGETTQGYTDSISQGSPTQAPTAKLTYQPTFKAITNANSNYAYSPRQIQLALRLLF, from the coding sequence ATGCGGAAGGCAATGGTAGGGGTGTTGTGGGTGCTTGCGGTCGTTTGTCTGTCTGTGGTGCCCACTCTGGCACAGACGACAACGCAGGGCGCAATTGACGGTACTGTCTATGACGCAACGGGAGCGGTGGTTCCGGGCGCGGCCGTAGTGATTCAGAACAATGCAACGAACGCCACCATCAAGGTGACGAGCGATGCTGGCGGACAGTATCGCGCGCCACAGGTGCCTCCGGGAACCTACAGCGTGACCGTGAGCGCGGCGGGATTTTCTGCGCAGCGCACTGCGGGTGTGATCGTTGAGGTGAACATCGCAACGACTTTGGATGCGCATCTGGAGACTGGGCAGGCTGCTCAGACAGTTGAAGTGACGGCTACAGCTCCGGTGTTGAACTTTGAAGACGCCACTTACGGAGGGCATCTCTCGAACACGGAGATTGAGAGCATTCCGATCAATAATCGCCGCTGGTCAACGCTGGCGTTGCTGACGCCAGGCGCGACCGTGGACGTTAATGGCTATGGTCTTATCCAGTTCCGTGCGATCAGCCCACTGTTGAACAACGTCGAGATTGACGGCGCCGACGACAACCAGGCTTTCTACTCCGAAGAGCGCGGACGCACGCGCGAGGGTTATTCGACTTCACAGGCTGCGATTCGCGAGTTCACGGTGAATTCGGGTGTGTACTCGGCTGAGTTTGGCCGCGCAGTGGGCGGAGTGATTAACTCAGTGACCAAGAGCGGCGGCAACCAGCTTCATGGCGAGCTTTACTTTTATAACCGCGACAGCTCGCGGTCGGCGTATCAGTATGGCTCAACGATTCTGCAATACAACTCGACCACGGGGGCGTATTCACAGGTGCCGTACAAGCCTACGGACAAGCGGAACCAGTATGGGTTCGGCGTGGGCGGTCCGCTTATCCAGAACAAGCTGTTCTGGTTTTATGCATTCGACATCTTCCATCGGAACTTCCCCGCTGTTTCACGTGTGAATAATCCTGGCTCATTTTTTACGGCTCCTGATGCAAACCTGCCTGGTGGGCAGACGTGCAATACGACTACGGGCACGGTGACGGGAAGCGGTGCAAGCACACTCGACCAGCAGGCATGCCTGCTGGCCGCACGGCTTGGAGTGGGTTATAGCGTTGCGTCGGCGGACTACAACCAGCAGCTTCAGAACATTCTTCCGAACATCGGCAATGTGCCGCGCTTCGGCAACCAGGAGATCAACACACCGAAGCTGGACTGGCAGATCAACGGCAAAAATCACCTGAGCGTGCTCTTCCACCGGCTGCGGTGGGACTCGCCCGGCGGTGTGCAGACCAGCTCGTCGGCTGCGTACGCCATCGACTCTTTCGGTACCGACTTTGTGAAGCTGGACTATGGTCTGACGGAACTGGAAAGCCTGATTGGACGATACAGCAATGAGCTGCGCTATCAGTACGGTCGCGAGCTGAACGATGAAGGACGGCAGACACCTAGCGCATACACGAAGCAGTATCTGACGCCGAATAACTCTGGCGGCGTTCCGGTTGCTGTGAGTCTCTATACGACAACAGGCTTGACGGAGGGCACGCCTTATTACAGCTTCCGCTATGCTTATCCCGACGAACGCAAGTGGCAGATCGGCGATACGGCGGCAGCGATCTTCGGCCAGCACAACATTAAGTTCGGTGTCGACCTCGTCCACAACTACGACCTGCAAAACAATCTTTATCAGGGCAATGGCTCTTACAGCTACACCAGCAACATCGTGAACTACTTCAGTGACCTGATTGCGGGTCATGGAACCTGTAACTCGGCACTGAGCGGCGTGGGCAATCTACCCTGCTACAACAGCTATAGCCAGGGCTTCGGGCCCGCGACGTTCGACCTGAGCACGATGGATTATGGCTTCTTCGTGCAGGACGACTGGAAACCTTTCCCACGTCTGACCGTGAACCTCGGGCTGCGCTACGACTATGAGCGCCTGCCTGGACCATACACGTCGATTGCAAATACGACGGCGTTTCCGCAGTCTGCCGGCACGCCGAGCGACAAAAACAACTTTGGGCCGCGCGTCGGCTTTGCGTGGGACCCTTACGGGCTCGGCAAGACAGTCGTGCGTGGCGGCGTCGGTATGTACTACGGCCGCATCTGGAACGCGATGATCCTGAATGCGCGAATTGCAACGGGAGCGGCTAACAGTCAGCTTTCAGCCAGCTATAACAACAGCACGTCTGCAAATGGGACGCTGATTTCGCCGACATTCCCGAACATTGCGACCGTTGCTCCTCCCACCTCTGCTGGAGCATTGAGTGTGCAGTATCTTGATCCGCATCTGCAGAACCCGATGACATATCAGTTCGACCTGGCTGTGCAGCAGGACCTCGGCTCGGGACTTGTACTTTCGGTCAGCTACATTGGCGCACTTGGCCGCGAACTGCCGAACTACATGAACCTGAACTATGACCCGACCAAAACGTACACCAACAGCTATGTCGTAACACCGGCAGCAAACACTACCAATTGCGGACCGGTGGCGTGCGGCACGGTGTTTACCAGCAAGGTGTACTCGACGCGTACGCAGACGGCCAGTTGCGCTGCAGGCTCGGGCTGCGCGGGTACTTACACGCCGAACACGCTCAACCCTGCGTTCGCCGGTTTGACGGATGTGATCAGCAACATCAACTCCAGCTACAACGGCCTGACGGCGGAGATTGAGAAGCGCGCCAACAAGATGCTGGCGTTCGATGTGAACTACACCTGGTCGCATGCGCTGGACTTTAACCAGGGCAACGTGACCCAGGCCAGCACGAACAATTGGTACGATCCCTATGCCAATGCGAGAGCCAACTACGGCAACTCGATGTTCAACATTCCGCAGAGGCTGGTGGCATGGGCACTGTTTAACTTCCCGGAAGTGCATGGGAACGGAGCGTTGAAGTGGCTGGCAAATGGATGGTCGCTGAAGCCGCTGCTGCAGACACAGACGGGGCTTCCGTTCAGTCTGACCGTTGGCGGCTCCATCCCGAACCAGTGCTACTACACGGCAGGATGCTTTGAGGCGGCGGGCTCTGGTTTGAGCGGAACAGGTGTCAGCTATATTCCTCAGATCGGCCGCAACACCTTCCGCCAGCCGGCCACGGTACAAGCTGACCTGCGTGCGGAGAAGGACTTCACCTTCGCGGAACGCTATCACCTGCAACTGATCGGCGAATCGTTCAACCTGCCGAATCATCTGAATGTGACTGGAGAGACGACGCAGGGATATACGGATTCGATCTCGCAAGGATCGCCGACGCAGGCTCCGACGGCAAAGCTGACCTACCAGCCGACGTTCAAAGCCATCACCAACGCCAACTCGAACTATGCCTATAGCCCGCGGCAGATTCAGCTTGCGCTGCGGCTGTTGTTCTAA
- the obgE gene encoding GTPase ObgE gives MFIDEARIRVKAGDGGNGCMAFRREKFVPRGGPSGGDGGHGGDVLMSSSLSHNTLVHFRFNPEHKAERGGHGLGSNCSGSSGEHTNLEVPVGTLVYDAETGELIHDFAHPNETIVIAKGGRGGRGNQHFATPTHQAPREHELGRSGEERAYRLELRLLADAGLVGYPNVGKSTLISRLSAARPKIANYAFTTLQPNLGVVQVGDYPHTESFTIADLPGLIEGAHLGAGLGIQFLKHIERTSVIVHLVDVSDSSDRPDPVEDFKIITDELKSFDPALVKKPTILVAAKIDVANPDKLKKLTAMAKRRKLPFYAISAVTGEGVEKLKYAIAEMVAEHRPIHIKPEPTESAKMKPRYPPPAPSARGRG, from the coding sequence ATGTTTATTGATGAAGCGCGAATCCGCGTCAAAGCCGGGGACGGCGGCAACGGCTGCATGGCCTTCCGGCGCGAAAAGTTTGTTCCCAGGGGTGGTCCATCCGGTGGCGACGGAGGCCACGGCGGCGACGTGCTTATGTCTTCATCGCTGAGCCACAATACTCTCGTCCACTTCCGTTTCAATCCCGAGCACAAGGCCGAGCGCGGCGGGCACGGCCTCGGTTCCAACTGCTCCGGCTCCTCCGGCGAACACACCAACCTCGAAGTCCCTGTTGGCACGCTCGTCTACGACGCCGAGACCGGTGAACTCATCCACGACTTCGCTCACCCCAACGAGACCATCGTCATCGCCAAGGGCGGACGCGGCGGACGCGGCAATCAGCACTTTGCCACCCCCACGCACCAGGCTCCACGCGAGCACGAGCTTGGCCGTTCTGGCGAAGAGCGCGCCTATCGGCTCGAACTCCGCCTGCTCGCAGACGCGGGCCTCGTCGGCTATCCCAACGTCGGCAAATCCACGCTCATCTCGCGCCTCTCCGCCGCTCGGCCCAAAATCGCCAACTACGCCTTCACCACCCTCCAGCCCAACCTCGGCGTCGTTCAGGTAGGCGACTACCCCCACACAGAATCCTTCACCATAGCCGACCTGCCCGGCCTCATCGAAGGCGCGCACCTCGGCGCGGGCCTCGGCATCCAGTTCCTGAAGCACATCGAGCGCACCAGCGTTATCGTTCACCTCGTCGACGTCTCCGACTCAAGCGACCGCCCCGACCCGGTCGAGGACTTCAAGATCATCACCGACGAACTCAAGAGCTTCGACCCTGCGCTCGTGAAAAAGCCAACCATCCTCGTCGCAGCAAAGATCGACGTAGCCAATCCCGACAAGCTCAAAAAGCTCACCGCGATGGCTAAACGGCGCAAGCTACCCTTCTATGCAATCTCCGCGGTTACTGGCGAAGGTGTCGAAAAGCTGAAATACGCGATCGCCGAAATGGTCGCCGAGCATCGTCCCATCCACATCAAGCCTGAACCCACAGAATCGGCAAAGATGAAGCCACGCTACCCGCCGCCGGCGCCATCCGCCCGTGGCCGCGGCTGA
- a CDS encoding DUF4382 domain-containing protein encodes MMIRLKQNKTTLLSMISLPLAALLMAGCSGVTNSPANTGSSSATGAAFVVGTDAPMAAVTSFAVQVDSVVAVDSNGNQVSLLSGSPTVDFARFNGLQTLLDFNDVPIGTYNTINITLGNATIGYLNQQAGSAPTVQSENATLTSSNVSITLAKPLVISQTEPVGLRVDFDLHKSIQVDSNGQITGQVTPTFNIASVAIGDAGGYIDEFTAGVVSVNTTAQSFVIQGPHGRNFTVNVNGQTEWDNNESLSSLTTSSIIQISGTIDRADATIDADEVAILSQSGFYAHGQITYVQPASGVANSFDLYVRAIEPTSTGLTLGQIAQVDLSGNENYFIYWMHNPLTQFLFNQQSLLPGQAVTIGGPATGAANAQDVTVKRVVLRCWGFDGTVVPGSVSANTNTFKMNVNGFAGILVPGTVTVYVTNGTHYRLGPNTLADVSSLTNVRVVGLLIKDPLSGQPVLLAHYVDSLD; translated from the coding sequence ATGATGATTCGACTGAAGCAAAACAAGACAACCTTACTCTCGATGATCTCGTTGCCGCTGGCTGCATTGCTGATGGCCGGCTGCTCTGGAGTCACGAACTCGCCAGCTAACACAGGATCGTCTTCGGCAACTGGAGCTGCATTCGTTGTGGGCACAGATGCGCCGATGGCCGCAGTTACGTCGTTCGCCGTGCAGGTGGACAGCGTGGTTGCTGTGGATTCGAATGGCAACCAGGTCTCGCTTCTGAGCGGCTCACCCACCGTGGACTTCGCACGGTTCAACGGCTTGCAGACTCTGCTCGACTTCAATGACGTTCCGATAGGGACCTACAACACGATCAACATCACACTGGGGAATGCGACGATTGGCTACTTGAACCAGCAAGCAGGTTCTGCGCCAACTGTTCAAAGTGAAAATGCAACTCTGACTTCCTCGAACGTCTCGATCACGCTGGCGAAGCCGCTGGTTATCAGCCAGACGGAGCCGGTTGGACTGCGCGTGGATTTTGATCTGCACAAGTCGATCCAGGTGGACTCGAACGGACAGATTACGGGGCAGGTGACTCCAACCTTCAACATCGCATCGGTCGCGATTGGAGATGCGGGCGGCTATATCGATGAGTTCACCGCAGGCGTGGTGAGTGTGAACACGACGGCGCAGTCGTTCGTGATTCAAGGGCCTCATGGACGCAACTTCACTGTCAACGTGAACGGGCAGACGGAGTGGGACAACAACGAGAGCCTGAGCAGCCTGACGACGAGCAGCATCATACAGATCTCAGGGACCATCGATCGCGCCGATGCGACGATTGACGCCGACGAGGTTGCGATTCTCTCGCAGAGCGGCTTCTACGCGCATGGGCAGATCACTTATGTTCAGCCTGCATCGGGCGTGGCGAACAGCTTTGATCTCTATGTCCGCGCGATCGAGCCGACAAGCACTGGACTGACGCTTGGACAGATCGCGCAGGTCGATCTTTCGGGCAACGAGAACTACTTCATCTACTGGATGCACAATCCGCTGACGCAGTTCCTGTTCAACCAGCAGAGCTTGTTGCCTGGTCAGGCGGTCACGATAGGCGGGCCGGCGACGGGTGCGGCCAATGCGCAGGACGTGACGGTGAAGCGTGTGGTTCTGCGGTGCTGGGGATTCGACGGTACTGTGGTTCCTGGAAGTGTCAGCGCGAATACCAACACGTTCAAGATGAACGTGAATGGCTTTGCCGGAATCCTGGTCCCTGGAACCGTGACCGTCTACGTGACGAACGGGACGCATTATCGGCTTGGGCCGAACACACTGGCGGATGTTTCGTCACTGACGAATGTCCGTGTGGTCGGATTGCTGATCAAAGATCCATTGAGTGGACAACCGGTGCTGCTGGCCCACTACGTGGATTCGCTGGATTGA
- the plsY gene encoding glycerol-3-phosphate 1-O-acyltransferase PlsY, which translates to MNAWPISILLAYLLGSIPFGYLLVKIFRKQDIRATGSGNIGATNVVRSGAKGLGIATLLLDCGKAFAAVKIAQHLAPGNYDLAVLAAVAAILGHVFPVWLGFRGGKGVASALGVFLALNWPSGLIVFGIFIVIFLLTRYVSLASIIGSALLPPVALCFIHQRTPIVIAGLIFIPLLIIVKHHANIRRLLSGTENRFGAKKASA; encoded by the coding sequence ATGAACGCTTGGCCTATTTCCATCCTGCTGGCATATCTGCTTGGCTCCATCCCGTTTGGCTATCTTCTCGTGAAGATATTCCGCAAGCAGGACATTCGCGCCACTGGCAGCGGCAACATCGGCGCGACGAACGTCGTGCGCTCCGGCGCAAAAGGTCTTGGTATCGCCACGCTGTTGCTCGACTGCGGCAAAGCTTTTGCTGCTGTTAAAATTGCGCAGCACCTCGCGCCCGGCAACTATGACCTCGCCGTTCTCGCTGCCGTCGCCGCTATCCTCGGACACGTCTTCCCCGTCTGGCTCGGCTTTCGCGGAGGCAAAGGCGTCGCCAGCGCGCTCGGAGTTTTCCTTGCACTCAACTGGCCCTCAGGGCTCATCGTCTTTGGCATCTTCATTGTCATTTTCCTGCTTACGCGGTATGTCTCGTTGGCATCCATCATAGGTTCCGCATTGCTGCCGCCTGTTGCGCTCTGCTTCATCCATCAGCGCACACCCATTGTCATCGCAGGCCTCATCTTTATTCCTCTGCTGATTATCGTGAAACACCACGCCAACATTCGCCGCCTTCTCTCCGGAACGGAGAACCGCTTTGGCGCGAAGAAGGCATCCGCATGA
- a CDS encoding NAD(P)H-dependent glycerol-3-phosphate dehydrogenase → MSRIAVLGAGAWGTALALSLARRGGHEINLWSHSVPLAEQLNDYGENLPYLPGFTLPADIFVTSDLPRAIFEMDIILCVTPSQHLRGVITEITPLLTRNQVLLSASKGIEERTFLRMSQIIASATGNPIAVLSGPSFAQEVASGSPTAIVAAASDPHLSQYIQREFTSPTLRIYTNEDVIGVELGGALKNVIALAAGVVHGLNLGHNSAAALITRGIAEMTRLAVACGAHRQTLAGLSGIGDLVLTCTGPLSRNRAVGVELGRGRQLPDILAGLHGKVAEGVRSTTAALGLAARYAIEMPITEQMDAILHRNKDPKIAIRDLMSRPGRDE, encoded by the coding sequence ATGAGCCGCATCGCTGTTCTTGGGGCAGGCGCTTGGGGCACTGCGCTTGCCTTGTCACTTGCGCGCCGCGGCGGACACGAGATCAACCTCTGGTCGCACTCCGTTCCACTCGCCGAGCAACTCAACGACTATGGCGAAAACCTGCCCTATCTTCCTGGCTTCACTCTGCCAGCCGATATCTTCGTCACCTCCGACTTGCCCCGCGCCATCTTCGAGATGGACATTATCCTCTGCGTGACACCCTCACAACACCTGCGCGGCGTCATTACCGAGATTACGCCGCTGTTAACGCGCAACCAGGTTTTGCTCAGCGCGAGCAAGGGCATTGAAGAGCGCACCTTTCTCCGCATGTCGCAGATCATCGCTTCGGCTACGGGAAATCCTATTGCAGTGCTCAGCGGCCCGTCTTTTGCGCAGGAGGTTGCTTCGGGTAGTCCTACAGCCATCGTTGCTGCGGCGAGTGATCCACATCTGTCACAGTACATTCAACGTGAGTTCACTTCGCCGACCCTGCGTATTTATACCAATGAGGACGTCATTGGCGTAGAGCTTGGCGGCGCGCTCAAGAATGTCATCGCGCTGGCGGCTGGCGTTGTGCATGGGCTCAATCTCGGCCACAACTCCGCTGCTGCACTGATTACGCGCGGTATCGCAGAGATGACGCGTCTTGCCGTGGCCTGTGGAGCGCATCGTCAGACGCTGGCCGGGCTCTCCGGCATTGGCGATCTGGTGCTGACCTGTACTGGCCCGCTCTCCCGCAATCGCGCTGTTGGCGTCGAGTTAGGCCGCGGACGCCAGCTGCCCGATATTCTCGCCGGTCTGCATGGAAAGGTGGCCGAAGGTGTTCGCTCCACCACTGCTGCGCTTGGCCTCGCTGCGCGTTACGCAATCGAGATGCCTATCACCGAGCAGATGGACGCCATTTTGCATCGCAACAAAGACCCCAAGATCGCTATCCGCGACCTGATGTCACGTCCCGGCCGCGACGAATGA
- a CDS encoding nuclear transport factor 2 family protein has protein sequence MQAAQIQDHLYTLEERLFHPDREANRADLIPLLADEFQEFCSSGRIMNRQQAIDAMLNSSARTATLSYFYVSLLAPNVALATYHATTLLHVSHRSSIWIERDGRWQMLFHQGTIAS, from the coding sequence ATGCAAGCGGCTCAGATTCAAGACCATCTTTACACGCTGGAAGAGCGCCTCTTTCACCCAGACCGTGAAGCGAACCGTGCGGACCTGATTCCTCTGCTTGCCGACGAGTTTCAGGAGTTTTGCAGCTCCGGCCGCATCATGAACCGGCAGCAGGCAATTGATGCGATGCTGAACAGTTCTGCTCGCACCGCTACGCTGAGCTATTTTTACGTCTCGCTGCTAGCCCCTAATGTCGCGCTAGCTACCTATCACGCTACAACTCTGCTGCATGTCTCACACCGCAGCTCTATCTGGATTGAGCGCGATGGACGATGGCAGATGCTCTTCCATCAGGGGACGATCGCTTCGTAA
- a CDS encoding DUF2252 domain-containing protein, which translates to MGKGADAVTDGALSVKERFRLGRDRRKQIRRLEHSAWDVKLRKEDPLKLMARSMQGRVPHLIKMKYGLMAASPFGYFRGAVPVMAYDLSRMGHTGIVSQLCGDAHVRNLGAFAAPDGRLVFDINDFDETIRGPFEWDVKRMAASLVLAGRTANVKGADCRDAAAVFAEQYRSMMTQFAQMTVLDVVRYQVHRLKMVETVEGILRAAERATPMHTLLALTEPKGVMGKSSKQNKKKAPENQLKGERIFKTIKPSLKRVTGEIAEKVITALGPYASTLQPERRHFLAQYRPLDVAFKVVGTGSVGLRDYCVYMQGNGENDPLFLQVKEEVESGYAPYLESGAKRKQHQGHRVVDGERAMQLQSDPFLGWTTMDGRDYLVRQLNDHKASIQLEGITATGLMEYAGVCGELLARGHARSGDACVLAGYLGRSSRFDEAVVAFAETYADQTEADWKELVGWLKRTRGQIVSSK; encoded by the coding sequence ATGGGCAAAGGAGCGGATGCAGTGACAGATGGCGCGCTGAGCGTGAAGGAGCGGTTTCGGTTAGGACGTGATCGACGGAAACAGATCCGGCGACTGGAACATTCGGCGTGGGATGTGAAACTGCGTAAGGAAGATCCCCTGAAGCTGATGGCCCGCTCAATGCAGGGACGCGTGCCGCATCTGATCAAGATGAAGTATGGGCTTATGGCTGCGTCACCGTTCGGATACTTTCGTGGTGCAGTGCCGGTAATGGCGTACGACCTGTCGCGTATGGGACATACGGGGATAGTGAGCCAGCTTTGTGGCGACGCACATGTGCGCAACCTGGGAGCATTCGCTGCGCCGGATGGAAGGCTGGTCTTCGACATCAATGATTTCGATGAGACAATTCGTGGACCGTTTGAATGGGACGTGAAGCGAATGGCTGCGAGCCTTGTGCTGGCTGGGCGCACAGCCAATGTGAAGGGCGCAGATTGTCGCGACGCGGCTGCCGTTTTTGCCGAGCAGTATCGATCGATGATGACTCAGTTTGCACAAATGACCGTGTTGGATGTTGTGCGGTATCAGGTGCATCGGTTGAAGATGGTGGAGACCGTAGAGGGCATTTTGCGAGCGGCTGAACGAGCAACGCCGATGCATACACTGCTCGCCCTGACAGAACCGAAAGGAGTGATGGGCAAGAGTTCGAAACAGAACAAGAAAAAAGCTCCTGAGAATCAGCTCAAAGGAGAGCGTATCTTCAAGACGATTAAGCCGAGTCTGAAGCGCGTGACGGGTGAGATAGCTGAGAAAGTGATCACAGCGCTTGGGCCATATGCGTCGACATTACAGCCAGAGCGGAGGCACTTTCTGGCCCAGTACCGACCGCTAGATGTGGCATTCAAGGTGGTGGGTACGGGAAGTGTCGGCTTACGAGACTATTGCGTATATATGCAAGGCAATGGTGAAAACGATCCGCTGTTTCTACAGGTTAAGGAAGAGGTGGAGTCGGGATATGCACCATATCTGGAGAGCGGAGCGAAACGGAAGCAGCATCAGGGGCACCGCGTGGTAGATGGCGAACGTGCGATGCAGCTGCAGTCCGATCCATTTTTGGGCTGGACGACAATGGATGGACGCGACTATTTGGTTCGGCAGTTGAATGACCACAAAGCGTCGATTCAGTTGGAGGGCATTACGGCAACAGGGTTGATGGAATATGCCGGTGTTTGCGGGGAACTGCTGGCACGAGGGCATGCACGTTCGGGTGATGCGTGTGTGCTGGCAGGATATCTGGGACGGTCGAGCAGATTCGATGAGGCTGTGGTGGCATTTGCCGAAACATATGCCGATCAGACAGAAGCGGATTGGAAAGAGCTGGTGGGATGGTTGAAAAGGACTCGAGGGCAAATAGTTAGCTCAAAATAA